From one Anaerococcus prevotii DSM 20548 genomic stretch:
- a CDS encoding alpha-galactosidase, translated as MGIIIEDRLYYVHAKGLSMILENRDGDLLLKHLGKSIKKYNFSNTIFEKDHAFSATQNPDDRTYSYDTQRQAFGVHGFGDFRHPSIKIEHDNNELTHFKIKESQILDYEVDAKGLPNPHSREETETLLLILEDEVSELELRIYYTAYEDSPTISTFTSLVNKSNQEVVIHRDLSAMFDMPASSYDIISLQGAYAREKTLRRRKVDQGMFSVFSNRGASGHSQTPAIILAETLANEDYGEAWALQLMYSGNFQANVEKSQLNEVRMSIGIADDNFSWRLKPGESFDTPVALLTYSDKGLTKLSQESQSFVQNHIMAKNFAYEKRPILINNWEATYFDFDKEKLSSLTDEASKLGIELFVLDDGWFGNRFDDNRALGDWQVNEEKIGCKLSELISDVHKKGMKFGLWVEPEMISVDSDLYRKHPDWAIQAPKRGHSYSRNQLVLNLANPEVVAYLKEILDDLLSNHDIDYIKWDYNRNITNIGNGKDYLETMEQSHKYMLGFYDLVKYLTEKHSDVLFESCSGGGGRNDLGVMRYFPQVWASDNTDAISRLPIQYGSTFLYPTISMGAHVSASPNHQMKRVTPLKTRGHVAMMGNFGYELDLSKLSEEEKNEIKEQVNLYKEIRPIIQFGRQYRLINPVEETNEVAVEFVKDDRILVTYVRKLSTIEEIETTLKLKGLEEESIYRLHGTNKVYSGAELMYAGLTIVMNGGDFLSKQYYFTKIEA; from the coding sequence ATGGGAATTATTATTGAAGATAGGCTATACTATGTACATGCTAAGGGCCTGTCGATGATTTTAGAAAATCGTGATGGAGATTTGTTACTTAAACACCTAGGAAAAAGTATAAAGAAATATAATTTTTCCAATACTATATTTGAAAAGGACCACGCTTTTTCAGCAACACAAAATCCCGATGACAGGACCTATAGTTATGATACACAAAGGCAAGCTTTTGGAGTCCATGGCTTTGGGGATTTTAGGCATCCATCGATTAAAATTGAGCATGACAACAATGAACTAACACATTTTAAAATAAAAGAAAGCCAAATTTTAGATTATGAAGTTGATGCGAAAGGCCTTCCAAATCCACACTCTAGAGAAGAGACTGAGACCTTGCTTTTGATTTTGGAGGATGAAGTTAGTGAGCTTGAATTAAGAATCTATTACACCGCATACGAGGATTCACCAACCATATCTACCTTTACAAGCTTGGTAAATAAGTCGAACCAAGAAGTAGTTATTCACAGAGATTTATCTGCTATGTTTGATATGCCTGCTTCTTCTTATGATATAATAAGCTTACAGGGAGCCTACGCTAGAGAGAAAACTCTCCGCCGTCGAAAAGTAGATCAGGGAATGTTTTCGGTATTTTCAAATCGTGGGGCTTCTGGCCACTCTCAAACACCAGCTATAATATTGGCAGAAACTCTAGCAAATGAAGATTATGGAGAAGCTTGGGCCCTTCAGCTAATGTATAGCGGGAATTTCCAAGCGAATGTAGAGAAAAGCCAATTAAATGAAGTCAGGATGTCGATTGGAATTGCTGACGACAATTTCTCCTGGAGACTTAAGCCAGGTGAAAGCTTCGATACTCCAGTGGCCCTACTAACTTATTCAGATAAGGGTCTTACAAAACTAAGCCAGGAAAGCCAAAGCTTTGTTCAAAATCATATCATGGCCAAAAACTTTGCTTATGAGAAAAGACCAATCCTGATTAACAACTGGGAGGCTACATACTTTGACTTTGATAAGGAAAAATTATCTAGCTTAACTGATGAAGCAAGTAAGCTTGGAATTGAGCTTTTCGTCCTTGATGATGGCTGGTTTGGCAATCGTTTTGATGACAATAGGGCTCTGGGAGATTGGCAGGTAAATGAGGAAAAGATTGGTTGTAAGCTTAGTGAACTTATAAGTGATGTTCATAAAAAGGGGATGAAATTTGGCCTATGGGTCGAGCCTGAGATGATTTCTGTTGATAGTGATCTTTATAGGAAGCACCCAGATTGGGCTATCCAAGCGCCTAAGAGGGGCCATAGCTATTCAAGAAATCAACTTGTCCTTAATTTAGCGAATCCAGAGGTTGTGGCTTATCTTAAAGAAATACTAGATGATCTTTTATCAAATCATGATATCGATTATATAAAATGGGATTACAATAGAAATATTACAAATATTGGAAATGGTAAAGACTATCTCGAAACGATGGAGCAATCCCACAAATATATGCTAGGATTTTATGATCTAGTTAAGTATTTAACAGAAAAGCATTCGGATGTACTTTTCGAATCTTGCTCAGGAGGTGGTGGAAGAAACGATCTTGGAGTTATGAGATATTTCCCACAAGTTTGGGCAAGCGATAATACAGATGCCATAAGTAGGCTTCCTATCCAATATGGATCGACTTTCCTTTATCCAACTATCAGCATGGGGGCCCATGTTTCAGCCTCACCTAATCATCAGATGAAGCGAGTAACTCCTCTTAAAACTAGGGGTCATGTCGCTATGATGGGCAATTTTGGTTATGAACTAGATTTAAGCAAGCTAAGCGAGGAAGAAAAAAACGAGATAAAAGAGCAAGTAAACTTGTACAAAGAAATCCGTCCTATAATTCAATTTGGAAGACAATACAGGTTAATAAACCCTGTCGAAGAGACTAATGAAGTTGCTGTAGAATTTGTAAAGGATGATAGGATTTTAGTGACTTATGTAAGGAAACTTTCAACTATAGAAGAGATTGAAACTACCCTTAAGCTAAAAGGCCTTGAAGAAGAAAGCATATATCGTTTGCATGGAACAAATAAGGTCTACTCAGGCGCAGAGCTTATGTATGCTGGTCTAACTATAGTAATGAATGGGGGAGATTTCCTAAGCAAACAATATTACTTTACTAAAATCGAAGCTTAA
- a CDS encoding extracellular solute-binding protein: MKKNKRFIIRRMVFFLIVLINLTSCSNKEEKSADGRVVIEFFNQKKEMVDTLEEIVKDFEKENPDIKVNMTSVPDAGTVLKTRMLAGDSPDIVNIYPQNMDFKEWAKAGYFKDLSEASYLSNIVNDYEKKYAIDGKIYNVPLSANFYCIYYNKTKFDELGLKVPETWKEFKKLVEDIKAKGEVPFAVAGSEGWTLNGYHQLSLINITGSDEGANDYLRYSEVNSINENDDTLVKDSEYLDLLADKGNAQRNWEGASYNDSVVAYATEKSLMLAGGSWVLAAISQQNPEFEVATFAFPGVNKGEEVTVGAGDLALSISENTKHPEEADRFLEYMTSKEAMQKYYDVDGSPVAVKGVKENEDSPLAPLYKLAFTDRHYVWLGQEWNSEEDFFQATTNYLLTQDRAQLAKELNAFFNPMKASNKKE, encoded by the coding sequence ATGAAAAAAAATAAGAGATTTATTATAAGGAGGATGGTCTTCTTTTTGATCGTTCTCATAAATCTTACTTCCTGTTCTAATAAGGAAGAAAAGTCCGCAGACGGTAGGGTCGTAATTGAATTTTTCAACCAGAAAAAAGAAATGGTCGACACCTTAGAGGAAATAGTAAAAGATTTTGAAAAAGAAAATCCTGACATAAAGGTAAACATGACAAGCGTACCGGATGCCGGAACAGTTCTTAAAACCCGTATGCTTGCAGGCGATAGCCCAGATATCGTCAATATCTACCCACAAAATATGGACTTTAAGGAATGGGCCAAGGCGGGCTACTTTAAAGATCTAAGCGAAGCGAGCTATCTTTCCAATATAGTAAATGATTATGAAAAAAAGTACGCCATAGACGGCAAAATTTACAATGTCCCTCTATCAGCTAACTTCTATTGTATCTACTACAATAAGACAAAATTTGATGAATTAGGGCTAAAGGTTCCTGAAACTTGGAAAGAATTCAAAAAGCTTGTAGAAGATATCAAGGCTAAGGGAGAAGTTCCTTTTGCCGTAGCAGGTAGTGAGGGTTGGACTCTAAATGGATACCATCAACTTTCTTTGATTAATATAACAGGTAGTGATGAGGGAGCAAACGATTACTTAAGATATTCTGAGGTGAATTCAATAAATGAAAATGACGATACTCTAGTAAAAGACAGCGAGTACCTAGACTTGCTAGCAGATAAGGGAAATGCTCAAAGAAACTGGGAAGGGGCCTCCTACAATGATTCTGTGGTTGCCTACGCAACAGAAAAATCCCTAATGCTTGCTGGTGGATCTTGGGTACTTGCGGCAATTAGCCAACAAAACCCTGAATTTGAAGTAGCTACCTTTGCTTTCCCAGGAGTAAATAAGGGAGAGGAAGTTACAGTAGGAGCAGGAGACTTGGCACTTTCTATATCAGAAAATACTAAACACCCTGAAGAAGCAGACCGCTTTCTAGAATACATGACAAGTAAGGAAGCTATGCAAAAGTACTACGACGTAGATGGATCACCGGTTGCTGTAAAGGGAGTAAAGGAGAATGAAGATTCGCCACTTGCACCTTTGTATAAGCTTGCTTTTACCGACAGACATTATGTTTGGTTGGGTCAAGAGTGGAATAGTGAAGAGGACTTCTTCCAAGCTACAACTAATTATCTACTAACACAAGACAGGGCCCAATTAGCTAAGGAGCTCAATGCTTTCTTTAATCCGATGAAAGCTAGCAATAAAAAGGAGTAA
- a CDS encoding carbohydrate ABC transporter permease: protein MRKFLNKHWGWTFLIIPLILQAIFFYFPMLQGAFYSFTNWTGLTYNFDFVGINNYSILMTDEKFFKALGFTLILTICLIVGEIVFGILIARALNSKIKGKTFFRAWFFFPAVLSGLTVSLIFKQIFNYGLPAIGESLNIEFLKTSLLGTTYGSIFAAIFVMLWQGVAMPIIIFLSGLQTIPTEIKEAAAIDGATSRQTFWSIELPYLLPSISMVFIMALKAGLTAFDQIFALTGGGPSNSTTSIGLLVYNYAFKSNQYGYANAIALILFLLIAIVSIVQIKISKRYEV from the coding sequence ATGAGAAAGTTTTTAAATAAACATTGGGGTTGGACCTTTTTAATCATACCTTTGATATTACAAGCCATATTTTTCTATTTTCCAATGTTACAGGGAGCCTTTTATAGTTTTACCAACTGGACAGGCCTTACCTATAACTTTGATTTCGTAGGAATAAATAACTATTCAATCCTTATGACTGATGAGAAGTTCTTCAAGGCCTTAGGCTTTACCTTGATATTAACTATATGCCTTATAGTTGGAGAAATAGTATTTGGTATATTAATAGCTAGAGCCCTAAATTCAAAAATCAAGGGAAAAACATTTTTTAGAGCCTGGTTCTTCTTCCCAGCTGTCCTATCAGGATTAACCGTATCTTTGATTTTTAAACAAATCTTTAACTACGGACTTCCAGCCATAGGAGAATCTTTAAATATAGAATTCCTAAAGACTAGTCTTTTGGGAACGACTTATGGTTCTATCTTCGCTGCTATATTTGTAATGCTCTGGCAGGGAGTTGCTATGCCAATTATAATTTTCCTATCAGGCCTACAGACAATTCCTACAGAGATAAAAGAAGCAGCTGCCATTGATGGAGCAACTAGCAGACAGACATTTTGGAGTATAGAACTACCTTACCTCTTGCCAAGCATATCTATGGTCTTTATCATGGCCCTTAAGGCAGGGCTTACAGCCTTTGATCAAATCTTTGCCCTTACAGGGGGTGGTCCTAGCAATTCCACAACCTCTATAGGACTTTTGGTTTATAACTATGCCTTTAAGAGCAATCAATACGGCTATGCCAATGCCATAGCTCTGATACTATTTTTGCTTATAGCCATAGTTTCTATTGTTCAGATTAAGATATCAAAACGTTACGAAGTATGA
- a CDS encoding carbohydrate ABC transporter permease, translating to MKIEENNNRFWKYVLLIVGSFLILIPLLATIFSSFKTTKDIMQNFFGFPNPVTLDNFKRLIEDGIGKYFLNSTIITIASVVLVTIFIPAAAYSIARNMSKSRAFNIMYILLILGIFVPFQVIMIPITVMMSRIGMANIFGLVILYLTYSIPQTLFLYVGYIKLSVPDSLDEAAEIDGADRFTTYRKIIFPMLKPMHATALIINALWFWNDFMLPLLILNKSSDLWSLPLFQYNYTGQYLSDYGPSFASYVVGIITITIVYLIFQKNIISGMSKGAVK from the coding sequence ATGAAAATAGAAGAAAATAATAATAGATTCTGGAAGTATGTTCTCTTGATAGTGGGATCTTTCCTAATATTGATTCCTCTACTAGCTACGATTTTTAGTTCCTTTAAAACGACCAAGGATATAATGCAAAACTTCTTTGGCTTTCCAAATCCAGTTACCTTGGATAACTTTAAGCGCCTAATAGAAGACGGAATCGGAAAATATTTCTTAAACTCAACTATAATTACAATAGCATCAGTTGTCCTAGTAACTATATTTATACCAGCTGCTGCTTATTCAATAGCAAGAAATATGTCAAAGTCCCGTGCATTCAACATCATGTATATCCTTTTAATTTTAGGGATTTTTGTACCCTTCCAAGTCATTATGATTCCTATTACAGTTATGATGAGTCGTATTGGAATGGCAAATATCTTTGGCCTAGTAATCCTATATCTAACCTATTCAATCCCACAAACCTTGTTCCTCTATGTAGGTTATATCAAGCTAAGCGTACCAGATAGCTTGGATGAGGCAGCTGAGATTGATGGAGCTGATAGATTTACAACCTATAGGAAAATTATATTTCCTATGCTAAAGCCAATGCACGCTACTGCCCTTATTATAAATGCCCTTTGGTTTTGGAATGACTTTATGCTACCACTCTTGATACTTAACAAGTCATCAGACCTTTGGTCATTACCTCTTTTCCAATACAACTACACAGGTCAGTACCTAAGTGACTACGGTCCAAGCTTTGCCTCTTATGTTGTTGGTATTATTACCATCACAATAGTTTATCTAATATTCCAGAAGAATATTATTTCAGGAATGAGCAAGGGTGCTGTTAAATAG
- the gtfA gene encoding sucrose phosphorylase, which translates to MGIQNKTMLITYSDSLGKDLKDLKENLEKYFKDAVGGVHILPFFPSTGDRGFAPIDYDEVDPKFGDWKDIKALGERYYLMFDFMINHISRKSKYYKDYQEKHEDSEYKDLFLNWDKFWPENRPSQADIDLIYKRKDRAPKQEIKFKDGLVENLWNTFGEEQIDLDVRTEVTMDFIKKNIDNLSKKGCDIIRLDAFAYAIKKLDTNDFFVEPEIWDLLDKIREMAVKNNVEILPEIHEHYKIQFKIASHDYFIYDFALPMLTLYSLYSGKVDRLKNWLEKSPMKQFTTLDTHDGIGVVDVKDIMTDDEIAFTTDQLYKVGANVNRKYSTAEYNNLDIYQINTTYYSALGDDDKKYFIARLIQAFAPGIPQVYYVGFLAGKNDLKLLEETKEGRNINRHYYSNEEIAREVERPIVKALLMLFKFRNRSEAFDLEGSISVENEGENIIIITRKNKDGSAVAKARIDLKNLTYKVTENDKEIEFLNI; encoded by the coding sequence ATGGGAATTCAAAACAAAACTATGCTTATTACTTATTCAGATAGTTTAGGCAAAGATTTAAAAGATTTAAAAGAAAATTTAGAAAAATATTTTAAGGATGCCGTAGGGGGTGTCCATATATTACCATTCTTTCCATCGACAGGGGATAGGGGTTTTGCTCCAATCGATTATGACGAGGTAGATCCTAAGTTTGGAGATTGGAAAGATATTAAGGCCTTAGGAGAAAGATACTATCTTATGTTTGATTTTATGATCAATCATATTTCTCGAAAGTCAAAGTACTATAAGGACTATCAGGAAAAGCATGAAGATAGTGAATATAAAGATTTATTCCTAAATTGGGATAAGTTCTGGCCAGAAAATCGTCCTAGCCAAGCCGATATAGATTTAATCTATAAAAGAAAAGACAGGGCTCCCAAGCAAGAAATTAAATTTAAAGATGGATTGGTTGAAAATCTTTGGAATACATTTGGAGAAGAGCAGATTGACCTAGATGTTAGAACTGAAGTCACTATGGACTTTATAAAGAAAAATATAGATAATCTTTCTAAAAAGGGCTGTGACATTATAAGACTTGATGCCTTTGCTTACGCTATCAAAAAGCTAGATACAAATGACTTTTTTGTAGAACCTGAAATATGGGATTTACTAGATAAGATAAGAGAGATGGCAGTTAAAAATAATGTAGAAATACTGCCTGAAATTCACGAACATTACAAGATACAGTTTAAAATAGCAAGTCATGATTATTTTATATATGATTTTGCCTTGCCGATGCTAACTTTATATAGCCTTTATTCTGGAAAGGTAGACAGACTTAAAAATTGGTTAGAAAAAAGCCCTATGAAACAATTCACCACCCTAGATACTCACGATGGTATTGGTGTGGTTGATGTAAAAGATATAATGACCGATGATGAAATAGCCTTTACTACAGACCAGCTTTATAAGGTTGGAGCCAATGTTAATAGGAAATATTCAACAGCAGAATATAACAATCTCGATATATATCAGATCAATACTACTTATTATTCAGCTCTTGGAGATGATGATAAAAAATATTTTATAGCTCGCCTTATCCAAGCTTTTGCTCCTGGAATTCCTCAGGTTTATTATGTGGGATTTCTAGCGGGGAAAAACGACTTAAAGCTTCTTGAAGAAACGAAAGAAGGTCGAAATATAAATCGTCATTATTATTCCAATGAGGAGATAGCTAGGGAAGTAGAAAGACCTATAGTGAAAGCCCTCCTAATGCTTTTTAAATTTAGAAATAGGTCAGAAGCTTTTGACCTAGAAGGTTCGATCTCAGTCGAAAATGAGGGAGAAAACATAATAATAATTACCCGTAAGAATAAAGATGGAAGTGCAGTAGCTAAAGCAAGAATAGATCTTAAGAATCTAACCTATAAAGTTACTGAAAATGATAAAGAAATAGAATTTTTAAATATATAG
- a CDS encoding ABC transporter ATP-binding protein: MTTLKLNHIYKKYPKSTHYAVEDFNLDIKDKEFIVFVGPSGCGKSTTLRMIAGLEDITEGELFIDDELVNEKSAKDREIAMVFQNYALYPHMTVYDNMAFALKLRNLKKDEIDRRVKEAAEILGLTELLKRKPADLSGGQRQRVAMGRAIVREAKVFLMDEPLSNLDAKLRVSMRAEISKIHRRIGATTIYVTHDQTEAMTLADRIVIMSSRKNPDGSGTIGRIEQIGTPYELYNKPVNKFVAEFIGSPSMNFFEVTVLGSEMMDSNGLCIQIPEGHRKTLEKKGYIGKKAIFGIRPEDISSSEIARETYPSSTIDAEVVMSELLGNETILYTKQGNNEFASRVGAMEYRNPGERVKLSLNVAKGHFFDIDTEKTIS; this comes from the coding sequence ATGACAACTTTAAAATTAAATCATATATACAAAAAATATCCGAAATCTACTCACTATGCAGTAGAAGATTTCAATCTAGACATAAAGGACAAGGAGTTTATAGTATTTGTAGGACCCTCTGGTTGTGGTAAGTCTACTACCCTCCGTATGATTGCAGGTCTTGAAGATATTACAGAAGGAGAGCTTTTCATAGATGATGAGCTAGTTAATGAAAAATCTGCCAAAGACCGTGAAATCGCCATGGTATTTCAAAACTATGCCCTCTATCCTCATATGACTGTCTACGATAACATGGCCTTTGCCCTAAAACTTAGAAATCTAAAAAAGGACGAAATTGATAGACGTGTCAAGGAAGCTGCAGAAATCCTTGGATTGACAGAACTATTAAAACGTAAACCAGCTGATCTTTCAGGAGGTCAGAGACAACGTGTGGCAATGGGAAGGGCAATTGTGCGTGAAGCCAAAGTCTTCTTGATGGATGAGCCCCTATCAAACCTAGATGCTAAGCTTAGAGTTTCAATGAGGGCAGAAATTTCCAAGATTCATCGCCGTATAGGAGCAACAACCATATATGTAACCCACGATCAGACCGAAGCCATGACCCTAGCTGACAGGATTGTAATAATGAGCTCAAGGAAAAATCCAGACGGGTCTGGTACCATAGGAAGGATAGAGCAAATAGGAACTCCTTATGAGCTTTACAATAAGCCGGTCAATAAATTTGTGGCAGAATTTATAGGAAGTCCTTCAATGAACTTCTTTGAAGTAACTGTTCTTGGATCTGAGATGATGGATAGTAATGGCCTTTGTATACAAATACCAGAAGGTCACAGAAAGACCCTAGAAAAGAAGGGCTATATTGGCAAGAAAGCTATTTTCGGCATAAGACCAGAAGATATATCAAGTAGCGAAATAGCAAGAGAGACCTACCCAAGTTCAACTATTGATGCGGAAGTCGTAATGTCAGAGTTACTTGGAAATGAAACAATTCTTTATACAAAACAAGGAAATAATGAGTTTGCTTCAAGAGTTGGGGCAATGGAGTACAGAAATCCAGGAGAGCGTGTGAAGCTTAGCCTAAATGTAGCCAAGGGACATTTTTTCGATATTGATACAGAAAAGACCATTAGTTAA
- a CDS encoding glycoside hydrolase family 13 protein, producing MKKHWWHKATIYQIYPRSFMDSNNDGIGDLRGIISKLDYLEKLGINAIWLSPVYQSPMDDNGYDISDYRAIADIFGNMDDMEELLDEAKKRDIRIIMDLVVNHTSDEHAWFIEARDNQASPKRDYYIWRKEKNGLESTFSGSAWEYDEDSGEYYLHLFSKKQPDLNWENEDLRHEIYDMMNFWIDKGIGGFRMDVIDLLGKVPDKEIKENGPMLHTYLKEMNKNTFGKHDLLTVGETWGASPEIAKKYSNPDNEELSMVFQFEHIGLQHKEGMAKWFYEKDLDVSKLKEIFAKWQTELELGKGWNSLFWENHDLPRVLSLWADVDEYREKSAKALAILLHLMRGTPYIYQGEEIGMTNYPFKDLAEFEDIESINYAKECLEKGEDEEEILDRISVIGRDNARTPMQWDDSKNSGFSKADKTWLPVNPNYKEINVEEALKDPDSIFYTYQKLVDLRKKKDWLVDADFKLLETDEKVFAYTRETDLEKYLIVVNFSGESQDFDLEEDYTDIVISNTDVKEVKNSGKLKAWDAFCVKIK from the coding sequence ATGAAAAAACATTGGTGGCATAAGGCGACTATTTATCAGATTTATCCAAGGTCTTTTATGGACTCAAACAATGATGGAATAGGAGATCTTAGAGGAATTATTTCTAAGCTCGATTATCTGGAAAAGCTCGGGATCAATGCGATTTGGCTTTCTCCAGTTTACCAGAGTCCAATGGATGATAATGGCTATGATATATCTGATTATAGGGCTATTGCAGATATTTTTGGCAATATGGATGATATGGAGGAGCTCCTAGATGAAGCTAAGAAGAGAGATATTAGAATCATCATGGATCTTGTTGTAAACCATACCTCAGATGAGCATGCTTGGTTTATAGAGGCGAGAGATAATCAAGCTAGCCCTAAGCGTGACTATTATATCTGGAGGAAGGAGAAAAACGGCCTAGAATCTACCTTCTCTGGCTCTGCTTGGGAGTATGATGAGGATTCTGGCGAATATTATCTCCACTTATTCAGCAAGAAGCAACCAGACCTTAACTGGGAGAATGAAGACTTGCGTCATGAAATTTACGACATGATGAACTTCTGGATTGATAAGGGAATCGGGGGCTTCCGTATGGATGTAATAGACCTACTAGGCAAAGTTCCTGATAAAGAAATCAAGGAAAATGGACCAATGCTTCATACCTACCTTAAAGAGATGAACAAAAATACCTTTGGTAAGCATGATTTATTGACAGTTGGTGAGACTTGGGGAGCAAGTCCTGAAATTGCCAAGAAATATTCAAATCCAGATAACGAAGAGCTTTCCATGGTATTTCAATTTGAGCATATTGGCCTCCAACACAAGGAGGGTATGGCTAAATGGTTCTATGAAAAGGACCTTGATGTAAGCAAGCTTAAGGAAATTTTCGCCAAATGGCAAACTGAACTAGAGCTTGGCAAGGGTTGGAACTCGCTATTTTGGGAAAACCACGACCTTCCTAGAGTCCTTTCACTCTGGGCAGATGTCGACGAATATAGGGAAAAATCAGCCAAGGCTCTCGCCATTCTCCTTCATCTTATGAGAGGAACTCCTTATATCTATCAGGGAGAAGAAATCGGCATGACCAATTATCCTTTCAAGGACTTAGCAGAATTTGAAGATATTGAGTCAATAAATTATGCCAAGGAATGTCTAGAAAAGGGAGAAGACGAGGAAGAGATCCTAGATAGGATATCTGTTATAGGTCGTGACAACGCTAGGACTCCTATGCAATGGGACGACTCCAAGAATTCGGGCTTTTCTAAGGCGGATAAAACCTGGCTTCCTGTAAATCCAAATTACAAAGAAATAAATGTAGAAGAAGCTCTAAAAGATCCTGATTCAATATTTTACACCTACCAAAAACTAGTTGACCTAAGGAAAAAGAAGGATTGGCTAGTAGACGCTGACTTTAAGCTTTTAGAAACAGATGAGAAAGTCTTCGCCTACACAAGAGAGACTGACTTAGAAAAATATCTCATTGTGGTTAATTTTTCTGGGGAAAGCCAAGACTTTGACTTAGAAGAAGATTATACTGATATTGTAATTTCTAATACAGATGTCAAAGAAGTTAAGAATTCAGGCAAGCTTAAGGCCTGGGACGCGTTTTGTGTGAAAATTAAATAA
- a CDS encoding sodium/glutamate symporter gives MTIELDIIQTLGIGMIAYIIGVLIKNKFEFFRKFFIPSPVIGGLIISLVIFIIKERAKIDFKFDGTLQDFFMNIFFASIGLAASFKSLKKAGIIGLKLAIVIIILLPLQNVISVGISLILGINPLHGVAMGSTSMTGGIGSAISFGKIMEAKGAVGSTSIGVAAATFGLLVGSLVGGPVAKRLIKTHSLRSKGALYESKDNNIRRIINQSSLMKAIILVSLSAFLGTFINKILALTSLSFPYYVGCQFGGLVVRNIYDLLGKDVDLTNVNIVGNISLNLFLSLALINLNISAIIGLAGPMFVILISQAIFIGIYTSLVTYRFCGKDYDAAVMAAGHCGVGLGQTPNAMANMEAVIEEKGPADVAMFVFPIVLAVAVNLFNPLVITFFIDLLA, from the coding sequence ATGACAATAGAATTAGACATAATACAGACTCTAGGAATTGGGATGATTGCCTACATTATCGGAGTCTTAATTAAAAACAAATTTGAATTTTTTAGGAAATTTTTCATTCCATCTCCTGTAATAGGAGGTCTTATTATTAGCCTTGTGATATTTATAATCAAGGAAAGGGCCAAGATCGATTTTAAATTCGATGGAACTCTCCAAGACTTCTTTATGAATATCTTTTTTGCATCCATAGGCCTCGCCGCATCCTTTAAGAGTTTGAAAAAGGCGGGGATAATCGGCCTTAAGCTTGCAATCGTAATAATTATCCTCCTACCCTTACAAAATGTAATCTCTGTAGGAATTTCCCTCATCCTTGGCATAAATCCCCTCCACGGTGTGGCTATGGGATCTACTTCAATGACTGGAGGAATAGGATCTGCCATATCTTTTGGAAAAATCATGGAAGCTAAGGGAGCAGTGGGAAGCACCTCCATAGGAGTAGCAGCGGCGACCTTCGGACTTTTGGTTGGAAGCCTTGTTGGAGGACCTGTCGCAAAAAGACTCATCAAGACCCATTCACTTAGGTCAAAGGGCGCCTTGTACGAATCAAAAGATAACAATATTAGAAGAATAATAAATCAATCTTCCTTGATGAAGGCCATAATACTGGTAAGTCTGTCAGCCTTCTTGGGAACTTTTATAAACAAAATCCTTGCCCTAACTTCCCTAAGCTTTCCCTACTATGTAGGCTGCCAATTCGGAGGCCTTGTCGTAAGAAATATCTACGACCTACTAGGAAAAGACGTGGACCTTACTAATGTAAATATAGTAGGAAATATTTCCCTCAACCTCTTCCTATCTCTTGCCTTAATCAACTTGAATATTTCGGCAATAATAGGCCTTGCAGGACCTATGTTTGTAATCCTAATCTCCCAAGCGATTTTTATAGGAATCTATACAAGTCTTGTAACCTACAGATTTTGTGGCAAAGACTATGATGCTGCAGTAATGGCAGCTGGTCATTGCGGAGTAGGCCTCGGCCAGACACCAAACGCCATGGCAAATATGGAAGCAGTCATAGAGGAAAAGGGGCCAGCAGATGTTGCCATGTTCGTATTTCCGATAGTATTAGCAGTTGCAGTAAATCTCTTCAACCCTCTAGTCATTACATTTTTTATAGATTTATTGGCATAG